TAAAGCCCTCATTTGCAGCCTTTAGATCGACATTTTTACTAGCAAATTCTTCAGTAGAAAAGATGATCTCTTTAAGGGTGTATTTCTCTTTTTTTTCTTTATATTTGTTAAATTCATAGCTTCCAAGCAAAAAGCCCTCAGCTAGTGCTTCAAAGCTTAGTTTTTGATACTCCGCTACGTAAGAAGCTAGCTTTATGCTCTTGATATTTAGCGATTTTAGCGCATTGTAAGCTTTAGCGGCTGCGACTCTAAGCTCGTCAAGATCAAGCTTAGAAAGTGGCACGTAAGCCCTTTTTGCCTCGCTTAGGATGAGGACGCTATCGCCCTTGTAATTGTTAAATTTAATAGCCTCTTTATCGCCTATAAATTTATGTTTTAACTCCTTATCTACTACGAAAATTAGTTCAATATCAGCTTTTATATCTTTTAACTTTTTATCAACTATTTGAAACTGCATGTCTTCTGTCTCTCCTTTCGTTTAAAATTTTATTTTCAATGCGCTTAAATATATATATCAAAAGCCCCATAAATATGGCAACCACTGGGATAGCGACATACCAGTGCTCTTTTGCTTTTTGCAAAAGCACAAGTATATGCTCGCCAAGTATCCAAGCAGGTATGGTGGTGATCGCCGCCCAGCACCAAGCGCTGATTAAATTTATAAAGGCGTATTTTTTAGCATCATAGCCCGTAAGTCCTATGCAAAGCGGGATGATGACGCGAAAGCCATACATATAGCGTTGCAAAAAGATGATCGGCCAGCCGTATTTTTTTAGCATTATGTGCGCCACTGCAAATTTTCTCCGTTGTGTGTGCAGTCTTTTTGCGATGTATTTTTTATTGTAACGGCCAAGGTAGAAGTAAATTTGATCTCCCACAAAGCCTCCAAGTCCAGCCACAAAGATAGCAAGCGCGATGTGCATGTGCGTGGTGTGAGCGAGAATTCCAGCCATTATTAGGGCCATCTCGCCCTCCATGATACACCAGACAAAAAGTATGATGTAGCCGTACTCTTTAAGCAGTTCTATAAAAAACTCTTCCATTCTAAACCTCTAAAACGCTGTAAATTTTAGTAAGCGACTTTAGCTTTTCGCTACCTTTTAGACCGACTAGATCTATGAGAAAGCACGCCTCTACGCAGGTTGCGTTAGTTTGATTGATAAGCTCAACTGAGGCCTTTGCAGTGCCTCCAGTGGCTATGAGATCATCCATCAAAAGCACTCTAGCACCTGCTTTTTCTCCAAAAGCATCGATGTGAATTTGCACCTCATCGACGCCATACTCTAGGCTATATTTTTGAGAAAGCGTGATAAAAGGCAGTTTTTTTGGCTTGCGAATAGGCACAAAAGGCAGTCTTAGCCTTGCTGCAAGCGCCGCGCCAAAGATGAAACCGCGAGACTCAATACCAGCGATGTAGTCGATATTTGCACCCTCATATCTCGCCACTAAATGATCTATCAAAAAGTTAAATGCTTCTTTGTTGTTTAGTAGTGTCGTGATGTCGCGAAAGACTATGCCAGGCTTTGGAAAGTCGTTTATGCAGCGAATAGAGTTTAGTAAAAATTCTTTGCCTTTTTGATCTAAAATTTTCATAAATTTCCTTAAATTTGATGTTAAAGTAGCGCTTCGATCTTACCTTCAAGCTCACGTATACGTTGTCTTAGCTTGTCGTTTTCTAAGCGGTACTGGGAATTTCTTGTGCGAAGCGAGGTCACGTCATTTTTAGTTTTGTTTAGCTCGTCTGTTAAGATGTCGATGTTGCCAAGACTTCGCTGAAGTTGGATCTGAAATTTTCTTATGACGACCTCTGTGTCTTGGAGGTTATTTTTCATAAAATCTTTTGTTGCACGCTCTTTTTTTAGAAGCGTTTTGAAGTAAAAAACCATAACAGTTAGGTAGATCGCAGCACAAACAAGAGCAGTAAAAACGATCCACTCGCCTATCATTTGTCTGCCTCAATCTCTATTTTTTTGACTCTTCTTTCGTGTCTACCGCCTGCAAACTCTGTCTTTAAAAATGTTTCAAGTGCTGCTGTGGCAACGCCAGCACCGATCACTCTTGCGCCAAAAGCGATAACATTTGCATCGTTATGTTCTCTCGCAAGTCTAGCGGTAAATTCGTCGTGACAAAGGGCACACCTTACGTTTTCATGCCTGTTTGCAGCGATTGAGATGCCGATACCTGTGCCACAAATGAGCACGCCGTAGCAGTCAGGCTCAAGCTTGCTCGCTAGCAAATGCGCATAATCAGGGTAATCAACGCTATTTTTGTCATTCGTGCCAAGGTCAATGACTTCATGTCCAAGCTTTTTTATGACTTCTTTTAGCTCTGCCTTTAGCTCTACTCCAGCGTGATCGCAAGCGATAAAAATTTTATCTATTTTCATGAAAAATCCAATAAATTTTTTGCAGATTATAGTGAAAGTTGCATTAAAATAAAATTTTGCTTGCATATGATAAAAGGCTATAATTTGTGAAATTCTTAAAAGGGAAAAATATGAAAAAGTCACTCTTTTTAATGGCTTCGGTGCTAGCCTTTGCAAATGAAAATTTGATAGAGATCTATACAGATCAAACCATCATCACTCAAAAATTTAATGACGCAAATAGCTCTTTTAGCGCCTTTGTACCAGAGGGCGTGGATAGTGAGAACATCACTATAAATGGGGATTGTGACGCGAATGCTAATCTAAAAAAGATCAGCGAAGAAAATAGTCCAAGTTACATAAAATGGAAGCAAGAAGTTGTAAATTTAAATAATAAACTTGAGGCGCTAAATGCAAGAGGTAGGTTTATAGAGCAGGCTTTGATAGTAGAAAATAAAAGTAACGATGTGACAAAAAGAGCTGAGGAGTTTTATAAATTTAGCCTAGAAAATATCGAGAAAATTTCAGCTGTCAAAGACGAGCTTGAAACGCTTAAAGAAAATGAGCCAAAGAGTGAGATGGCTAGATTTTTGCAGCTTGATATGAAATTTGCTTGCGACCCAAAAGAGGCGACGCTTTCGTATATGGATGATGAGGCGCCAAAGACGCTAAATGAAATTTATGCAGACATGAAAAATAAAAATATCTTGATAAAACAAGAAATTTTGCTCACCAACCCTTTTGCTAATGATGTTAAAAATTTAAAGCTTGCCATCTATCCGACCAGATATCAAAAGGCGCTTGCTCCAAGCAAGTTTTACCCTTGGTACGAGGAGAGCGAGGTGGAGGCTGATGGTTACGGTGCTTCAAAAAATATGCTAAGAGCCGCAAAAGTCACTTCTGAGGTCGCTGATATGCGTGTGCAAAGAGATGAAAATGAATTTGCCAAAATTTGGAAGATAGATGGGATAAATTTAGCAAAAGGCGAGAGCAAATATATAACTTACGACACGCAAAAAATGGACGCAAATTTTAGCGTTTTTGCTGATTTTTACGGTTCACTAAAGGCATATAATGTGGCTAGCTTTAAGCTAAATGACGATCTAACGCCAGCTAAAACGCAGTTTTATGTTAATAGTGTGAGTGTTGGTAGTCCTAGCGAGTTTGAGATGAAAGCTAAAGATGAGCCATCTCAGCTCTTTTTAGGACAAAACGAGCTAATCGAGCTTAAAAAAGAGCGCTTAAATAAATTTAAAAAGAGCTCGTTTCTTGGTAAAGAGCGCATAAGCGAAGAGGGCTATGAGATAAGTGTCAAAAATAACTCAAGCAAGAGTGTTGATGTCACCTTGGTCGATCGCGTGCCAGTATCTGCTGACGAGGCGGTAAAGGTCGAGATAAAGGGCTTTGATAAAAAAGATATCAGCAAAGATGGCAAGGTGGAGCTTAAATTTAGCCTTGCACCAAAAGAGGAATTTAAAAAAGAGTACTCTTATAAGATCACAAAGCCAAAAATTTAGAGCAAATTTGCTCTAAATTTAGCCATTTATAAAGGCGCTTGCGATATCTAAAACGTATCTTGTCGGATAAAAGATAGTATCTTTTAAAGGCGAAATGAGGATGATGATAAGGATGACAAAGCCGTATCTTGAGATACCCTCAAGCTTCTCTGCCAGTGCGTGAAAGCCAAAATTTCTAAGCGCATACTCGAGTGCGTGAAAGCCATCAAGTGGTGGGATCGGATAGAGGTTAAAGATGGCTAACATCAAATTTAAAAGTGCAAGCGTAAATAAAAACTGAAGTAAAATTTCAAAGGTTTCTATATTTAATAAAGCCTTTAACACA
Above is a genomic segment from Campylobacter concisus containing:
- a CDS encoding DedA family protein; protein product: MEEFFIELLKEYGYIILFVWCIMEGEMALIMAGILAHTTHMHIALAIFVAGLGGFVGDQIYFYLGRYNKKYIAKRLHTQRRKFAVAHIMLKKYGWPIIFLQRYMYGFRVIIPLCIGLTGYDAKKYAFINLISAWCWAAITTIPAWILGEHILVLLQKAKEHWYVAIPVVAIFMGLLIYIFKRIENKILNERRDRRHAVSNS
- a CDS encoding adenine phosphoribosyltransferase; protein product: MKILDQKGKEFLLNSIRCINDFPKPGIVFRDITTLLNNKEAFNFLIDHLVARYEGANIDYIAGIESRGFIFGAALAARLRLPFVPIRKPKKLPFITLSQKYSLEYGVDEVQIHIDAFGEKAGARVLLMDDLIATGGTAKASVELINQTNATCVEACFLIDLVGLKGSEKLKSLTKIYSVLEV
- the rpiB gene encoding ribose 5-phosphate isomerase B; the protein is MKIDKIFIACDHAGVELKAELKEVIKKLGHEVIDLGTNDKNSVDYPDYAHLLASKLEPDCYGVLICGTGIGISIAANRHENVRCALCHDEFTARLAREHNDANVIAFGARVIGAGVATAALETFLKTEFAGGRHERRVKKIEIEADK
- a CDS encoding DUF4139 domain-containing protein, giving the protein MKKSLFLMASVLAFANENLIEIYTDQTIITQKFNDANSSFSAFVPEGVDSENITINGDCDANANLKKISEENSPSYIKWKQEVVNLNNKLEALNARGRFIEQALIVENKSNDVTKRAEEFYKFSLENIEKISAVKDELETLKENEPKSEMARFLQLDMKFACDPKEATLSYMDDEAPKTLNEIYADMKNKNILIKQEILLTNPFANDVKNLKLAIYPTRYQKALAPSKFYPWYEESEVEADGYGASKNMLRAAKVTSEVADMRVQRDENEFAKIWKIDGINLAKGESKYITYDTQKMDANFSVFADFYGSLKAYNVASFKLNDDLTPAKTQFYVNSVSVGSPSEFEMKAKDEPSQLFLGQNELIELKKERLNKFKKSSFLGKERISEEGYEISVKNNSSKSVDVTLVDRVPVSADEAVKVEIKGFDKKDISKDGKVELKFSLAPKEEFKKEYSYKITKPKI